The genomic DNA CCACGTGAAATGGCTCGACGATGCCGATCGGAAGCTCGCCCGCAAAACAAAGATCGCGGCGCTGCGAGGCTTGGCAGCGAGAGAGTACAACGCGCCCAACAGAAACTACTACCTCAGCTATGCCAACGAACTCGAATCGGGCCAGTTGAGCAACGTCTGGTTCTAATCGCGATCCGAGTTCGGATCCGAACGTTCCCGACAACGCGAGTTGTCGGGAACGCTGCGGTTGCACGGGCTACTTGGCGGCTGGAAGGATGCCTCGCGAGATCATCCACTCGTGGCATAGCATCGGCCAGTGTTCGGCGCCGGGGCGGCCTGCGGCTAGGCCTAATCCGTGTCGGCCCTTCTCGAAGATGTGCATCTCGACGGGCACCTTGTGCTTGTGGCAGGCCAGATAGAAGTGGATGGAGTTCTGCGGCGGCACAGCGGTATCTTCGCTGGTGTGGAGCAAGAAGATCGGCGGTGTCTTTTCGGTCACCTGCGATTCGTTCGACAGCGACTCGACAAGTTCTTCGGGTGCGTCTTCGCCCAGCAGATTGCGTTGGCTGCCGCGGTGCGTATACGGTTTGTTCAGCCCGATCACCGCGTAACACAAGACGGCAAAGTCGGGGCGGCAGCTGACGCGATCGATCGGATCGGCCGCGTCGGGATTCCCGTCGTCGAAGTGGGTCGCCGCAGTCGATGCCAAGTGACCGCCGGCGGAGAAGCCGAGGATCCCGATCCGATTGGGATCGATGTTCAGTTCAGCAGCTTGAGCGCGGAGGGTGCGGATCGCTCGCTGGGCATCCATCAACGGATAGGGGTGTTTGTAACCGGCTCCCTGGTTTCCTTTGCCGCGATGGCGGTACTGGCAGATCGCTGCGGTGACGCCGAGATCCTGCAACCAATTTGCAATCGCATACCCCTCGTGATCGATCGCCAATCCGCCGTAGCCACCACCGGGGAGGACGACGATCGCCGGCCGTGGACCGTCGCCGGCCGCCTTGTAGATCGTCAAATTAGGCAGATCGCCAACCTGATCGCCTCCCGCACCGGGAGCTCCATCCTTCCAAAGCGGTTTCGGTTCAGGCGAATCGGCAACAACGGTGGCTGACAAAATCAAGCAGGTCAGCGGTGCAAACAGGAAGGCTTTCAGCTTCATCATGTGGAATCTCACGTCGTGTTGAAGTAAATCGGGGGTGCGAAACGGTCACAACGAGCCAGCTCGATGTGCCGCGGCTGCCATCGCCAACATCATACTCACCCGAGAATGAGTGTGTGTGCCGTGGTCGCGTGCAGATCATTTGACGTTGTCGGTGAACCGCAGTGCGTAGAGATCGGCGTCGATCATCTTGACCCGCAACCGAATCGTCTTCCCGCGCAGCGAGCTGAGGTCGGAGCCCGAGTTCCAGGTTGCGGTTGCCGCCAATTCGTCTCCAAAAAGTTCGGGCATCTCCTGCATCGTGAACCCTGGAATCGGTTGGCCCTTTTCGTCCTGGATCTCGATCTGGATGCTGCCAGCTGCGGAGCTGGCGTAGTTGAGCTGCAGCGAGTCGCCGTCGAATTGGATCGGATGCGTGGTGAACTCGCCATGTTTGCCGCCTCCGACATGAGCCGAGGCAAATCCTTGTTGGCGGACGGTCAGCCGACGGATGCGATGGTCGGCGTGTCGATAGTGCTCGCTGATATAAAGCGACCACTCACCATCGCCCCCGTCGTAGATGCCATACGCAACCATGTTGCTACGGTCGGTCCAATTTTTTGGATCCAGCCCCGGCCTAGCCCAGGCTTGCAGGAAGGGGCGATCCCAGTGGACCCCGTCGCGGCTGGACATGAAGATCGTATCGGAAACGCCTTTGACGCTGTGTTCGGGAATCTTCCGCCGAGCGGGTTGGAAGCGTTTGGGGAACGACAGAAACAGATGAGGCGCGGTCGGGCAGGGAATGGTGGCCGAGGTGTAAAAGTGTTCCTTCGGTGCATCCTCCGCATAACGATGGGGAACGCCGGTCGACCATTTCAGAAAGTCCTGTGAATGGCTGCTCTGAATCGCTCGCAGTTGGTCTTCGACGGAAAAGATGCGACTGAAACATGCGTACCGGTTTCGCGCGGCGTCCCAAAAAGCGAGGTTCTGAGAATCGAACGCCCCTTTGGTAATGACCGGTTCCTTTTGAAGCTTTCGCCAGTGAATCCCGTCGGCCGATGCGAAGGCGTACAGACCGCCTGGCGTGTCACCGTATTGCCAGTTCTTTCCGGGCATCTTGACCCCGCCCAACGCTTTGAAACGGGCATCGGGTTTGGCCGACGGGTTGGCATCGAGGAAAGGAGCGAAGTTGTGCGATTCGACGCCACGCCAGATCACGTTGTTTTCTTTGGTCCCCCCCGCTTCGATCAGTCCCAGCTTGGGACGCGTGAAATGAATCCCATCCTCGCTCTCGGCGACACAGGTGAATTGCGACTCGGAATGATCGGGGCCTCCGTCGGATCCGCGGTAGTACAGCCGAACCTTCTCGCCATCTTGGACTACCGAAAAATAGGCGCTCGTCGGCCCCTCCCAAGGTTTGTCGGTCGTCAGCACGATCTCCCGGCGAACGGGCTCGTGCAGCTTCAATTCGACGTTCTGCTTGGAATCGATAAGGTATTCGTCGACGAACAGCTCCCATCGCGACCCGAGCATCAAAGGTTCGGCGGCATGGTTTGATGCGGTCAGCGAGGCAAGGATCACGAGTGCCGGAAGCATGCGATTGCGAGGGTATCTCATGGCGACTCCAAAGGGTGGGGGATGGGGGTAGGTGAGGAGTTGGAAGACCGACAAACCTACGGCGGCGGAGACTCGAGGAATCCGATTCGCGATCAGCTCCACAAACCGGAGGGCGTGGTGTGATCCCGTAGTAGGCTTGGTTGGCCCCCATCATAACCGCTGCGCACGGGCGATGCGCTCTGCGCCGCAACCGATGCGCACCGTCGAGAATGCGTTGTATACTTGCGCTCAAAAGTTGACCTAAGCCCCAAAACCCGAACCCCAGAAAACCCAGCCGTTCATGTCATCCGTTGGCAAACTAGCGCTATCTTGCCTTTGCCTGCTGGGCACTGTAACGATTCTGCATGCCCACTTTAATCTAGGCATGTTCGATCGGCCGCAACACATCGCCGGAGACGAGAATGGGGCGGTTCGGAAGTCATTGCGAGTTGGTCATCTGCCGGTGACCTGCCATCTGACCTGTCCGGTCACCAGCTGGGTCAGCAAGCATTCGCAGCAGCATTCGGAATTCGTTTCGTGGCGGTACACCAGCTGGCCAGCGATGACCGAAGACATCGACGCGGGGAATCTCGACGCCGCCTTCATCCTGGCTCCGCTTGCGATGGTGATGCAGCGTCAGGGAACGCCGGTCAAGATCGTCCACCTGGGGCATCGCGACGGCACGGCGATCGTCGTTAATAAAGACTCACCCTACAAAACGTTTGCCGATCTTCGCGGCAAGCGGATCGCGATTCCGCATCGCTATTCGAACCAACGCATCCTGATCGAAAAACTGAAAGATGAGTTCGGGTTGACGAATGCCGAGATCACGCTGATCGATTACCCGCCGCCGGAGATGCCTGCCGGTTTGAAATCGGGGCAGTTCGAAGCCTACATCGTCGGCGAACCGTTTGCCGCCAAAGCAGAGATGGACGGCTTCGGCCGCGTCCTCTACTTCACCAAAGATATCTGGCCCAACTTTATCTCCTGTGTCTTGGTCGTGACCGAGCGGTTGATCGAGCGCGACCCGGAACTTGTTACCGAACTGGTGCAGGGAATATCGGCATCGGGAAAGTGGATCGACCAAGGGGACGATCGCTTGATGGCCGGTCTGGCTGTCGAAGGAACGCCGTCGGCCGATGGCGATGCGATTCCCGAACAGTTCGGCCGCTCGCCGCGGATGCAGGCCGCCTGGATCGCCGCCCGGCAAGAATATTACAACCAAGATCCCGAGCTACTAAAGTTTGTCCTGACGCGTCCCTTGGACCGCGTCAGTTACAGCCGCTTGGATCTGGCCAGAGAAGATTTTGCCGAGATCCAAGATTACGCCCAACGGCTGGGCTTCTTCAGCTTTCGCCCCGTGACAGCCGACGATCCGTTTGGATTCGACGACTACTGCGACCCATCGTTTGAGCAATCGGGAATGTGGTCGCTGCCGCTGGAATCCGAGGAGCCGCAGTGATGCTTGCACGCAAGATTCTGCTGGGCACTCTGGGGATCGGGATCTTCCTGTTGATCTGGCATCTGGCGACGCTGGGGAACAGCCGGACCGATGTTCCCGGGCCTTGGTTGGCGTTCAACGGGCTGATCGAACTGGCCGGGCAAGGCGTGTTGTGGCGGTACGTGATCGCTTCGGTCTTCCGCGTCGCTTGGGGATTTTTCCTGGCCGCGATCGTTGGTATTCCGTTGGGCCTGGCGATCGGTTGGTCGCTGTGGATTCGCGAGTTGTTGAATCCGTTGGTTCAAGCGTTGCGGCCGATCTCGCCGATCGCATGGCTGCCGATTGCAGTGTTGGTCTTTGGCGGAGTGCAATGGTGGGAACCAAGCGATCTGGCGGCGATCTTCTTGATCTTCCTGGCGTCGTTGTTTCCAATCGTTACCGCCGCGACATCGTCGGTCGGTGCGATCGATGAAAAGTATTTGCGAGCCGCCGAGAACTTTGGCGTTCGCGGGTTGCCGCTGCTGCGATTGGTGATCCTGCCCGCCGCGCTGCCTCAGATTTTGACGGGCCTGCGATTGGCGATGGGGATCGCCTGGGTCGTCGTCGTGGCGGCGGAGATGTTGGGCGTTCAATCGGGGCTAGGGTTTCAGATCAACGATTCGCGGAACAACCTCCGCTACGATTTTGTCGTCGCTGCAATGTTGGTGATTTCGGTGATCGGGATGCTGTTGGATGCCGCGATGTCGCGGATCGAACGGACATCATTGGCACGCACCGGGATGGCAAGACGATGACCCAACCAACACCCAAGATCGAACTTCGCGATCTGCAACTGGAATACAGCGGCCGCGATGGGGCTGTGATGCCGGTGCTGCAATCGATCGACCTGACGGTCCGCGAGGGAGAGTTCATCTGCATCGTCGGCCCTTCGGGTTGCGGCAAGTCGACGTTGTTGAACATCGCCTGCGGATTCCTGCAACCGACTCGCGGTCAAGTCTTGATCGACGGCACGGTGGTCCAGCGTCCCGATCGGCGCCGCGTCTTTATCTTCCAGAACAACGCCGTCTTCCCGTGGCTGACCGTCCAGCAGAACATCGGATTTGGTCTGTTGGATCAATCGCCAAAAGAGCGCGACGAAGCGGTCCGGCATTACACCGAGATGGTCGGATTGACCGGTTTCGAACAGGCCTATCCCCGCGAACTCTCCGGCGGAATGAACCAACGGGTCGAGATCGCAAGGGCATTGGCTGCCGATCCCGATGTGCTGTACATGGACGAGCCGTTGGGTGCGCTCGACTTTTTGACCCGTCTGAAGATGCGGACCGATCTGGTCGAGATCTGGCGGCGGACGCAGAAGACGATCCTATTCGTAACGCACGACGTCGAGGAATCGGTGCAATTAGCCGACCGCGTCGTTGTGATGAGTCCACGGCCGGCGGAGATCCGCGCGATTCTCGACGTCGACCTGCCGCGTCCCCGCAACCTCGACTCTCCCGAATACCTCGCGATCCGCGACAAGATCTTCCGCACGATGGGGCTGGACCATTCGGGAATGCAAGCCGAAGCGTAAGACCGCAAAATCGCAGCGATCTCACCCCCGGCCGATTCATCGGATAACTCGCTCGTCCCCAATACGCCAGGTCCCCGCGAACAGGTCCTGGCGCTTGGGTTGGACGTCGGCTACTCGCTAGCCTTGTTGTTCCGCTGAGCCGCTTCGAGCTTGCGGATGTCTGCAGGACTCAAGTTGGGCCGCTGCAGTTCCAACGTCAGCTTGTTCAGCTTGCCGGTGAACTCAAAGGGCGTTTTGTAATCTTTGTCATCGACCGGCGTGCCGGTGTCCGATCCGATATCAAACGTTTCGTCCCATTGCAGAATCAGTGGAATCGTATGGGGCAGCTTGCCGGTGGCGACTTCCTTGCCATCGACTTTGAGGACGCCGATTCCGCTTTGCCCAATACCGCTGAGGTTGTTGAACGCCAATGTCCCCATCCCCATTCCGTCGTAAGTGAATTCGAACTCCAACACGTGCTTGCCGGGAGCGAGCGCGTCGGGTCCTTCCCAACGCTGGCGTTTCAGATCGACAAGGTTCCACAGAAAGACCGGCTTGCCTTTAAGTAGGTAGAAGCCGTAGCCACCGAATCGGCCGCCCGATGTCAGCAGCATCCCTTCGGCACCATTTTCTGGGACTTCGATATCGGCGGTGATCGAATACGAACAATTGATCAGTACCGGCGAATCGCCTTGTGGGACGCCCGTCATCGGCTGCGTGTAGGTGAACTCGGTCCGCCCGGCGGTGATGTTCGGACGGGGCGCGACCAACCGGGTCGCCACGGTGGCGTCCAATGGAAGCACTTGGTACTTGCGAGCTTCCTCCAGGAACAACGCCTTCAACTCTTCCAGCTTTTCCGGATGCTCGGCGGCGATATCGTTGCTCTGCGTCCAGTCTT from Rosistilla oblonga includes the following:
- a CDS encoding alpha/beta hydrolase encodes the protein MMKLKAFLFAPLTCLILSATVVADSPEPKPLWKDGAPGAGGDQVGDLPNLTIYKAAGDGPRPAIVVLPGGGYGGLAIDHEGYAIANWLQDLGVTAAICQYRHRGKGNQGAGYKHPYPLMDAQRAIRTLRAQAAELNIDPNRIGILGFSAGGHLASTAATHFDDGNPDAADPIDRVSCRPDFAVLCYAVIGLNKPYTHRGSQRNLLGEDAPEELVESLSNESQVTEKTPPIFLLHTSEDTAVPPQNSIHFYLACHKHKVPVEMHIFEKGRHGLGLAAGRPGAEHWPMLCHEWMISRGILPAAK
- a CDS encoding ABC transporter permease — its product is MLARKILLGTLGIGIFLLIWHLATLGNSRTDVPGPWLAFNGLIELAGQGVLWRYVIASVFRVAWGFFLAAIVGIPLGLAIGWSLWIRELLNPLVQALRPISPIAWLPIAVLVFGGVQWWEPSDLAAIFLIFLASLFPIVTAATSSVGAIDEKYLRAAENFGVRGLPLLRLVILPAALPQILTGLRLAMGIAWVVVVAAEMLGVQSGLGFQINDSRNNLRYDFVVAAMLVISVIGMLLDAAMSRIERTSLARTGMARR
- a CDS encoding ABC transporter substrate-binding protein, translated to MFDRPQHIAGDENGAVRKSLRVGHLPVTCHLTCPVTSWVSKHSQQHSEFVSWRYTSWPAMTEDIDAGNLDAAFILAPLAMVMQRQGTPVKIVHLGHRDGTAIVVNKDSPYKTFADLRGKRIAIPHRYSNQRILIEKLKDEFGLTNAEITLIDYPPPEMPAGLKSGQFEAYIVGEPFAAKAEMDGFGRVLYFTKDIWPNFISCVLVVTERLIERDPELVTELVQGISASGKWIDQGDDRLMAGLAVEGTPSADGDAIPEQFGRSPRMQAAWIAARQEYYNQDPELLKFVLTRPLDRVSYSRLDLAREDFAEIQDYAQRLGFFSFRPVTADDPFGFDDYCDPSFEQSGMWSLPLESEEPQ
- a CDS encoding ABC transporter ATP-binding protein, with product MTQPTPKIELRDLQLEYSGRDGAVMPVLQSIDLTVREGEFICIVGPSGCGKSTLLNIACGFLQPTRGQVLIDGTVVQRPDRRRVFIFQNNAVFPWLTVQQNIGFGLLDQSPKERDEAVRHYTEMVGLTGFEQAYPRELSGGMNQRVEIARALAADPDVLYMDEPLGALDFLTRLKMRTDLVEIWRRTQKTILFVTHDVEESVQLADRVVVMSPRPAEIRAILDVDLPRPRNLDSPEYLAIRDKIFRTMGLDHSGMQAEA